A single Pseudochaenichthys georgianus chromosome 10, fPseGeo1.2, whole genome shotgun sequence DNA region contains:
- the LOC117453530 gene encoding uncharacterized protein has protein sequence MRGVDRNVVRLLRDRTEGNTMEKVWRQVQENHVEEYLHRRDLYTTLLMSIAAPGGIVSEADIPGSHIVLPLNNNNNNSIILNAFQVVKKLFGQGRGSAEWFTSIGNEYSQIVSSVLTCEESAQKLLPMCRGVKDRFRLANQPVPKILYIDRGCCHAKGPTAVETMFQERFDGGMVVRLDIFHWIHRFDAAIRTDAHSKYAVFKSALAGAVLAYNRTDLELLIEAVRAKDQDVGHLAIEELKGPAGQDQSGVTLFKTPAAIDEMWVGQQRRLECIQDPPGMIMYRVARTTTINGVDLPYYKSLRGSNSLEGFHKSLPHMIPGPRCAARPYQVYLISGIARWNCDRSSDAVFGGKGRHHRTYSAPLIHRLNARCQQLFGETVEVDSHELLGLEDLFSQSTGESGPFSLEDIIHDGPGPDEEVVQPGQPTPDPEADEAYQSDGESHCEGDHVLDAILPHITLVTDETSSVNPLLLRMPAVKTLFPATHSWRGSAHCWWTLGSSRTSCPLSPSRGTRSWLPGPKWRTTTNGSSSSTSCTGRIGATPCTAALSATTWLMLLSYSV, from the exons AT GCGTGGCGTAGACAGGAATGTCGTGCGCCTTCTGAGGGACAGGACCGAAGGGAACACTATGGAGAAGGTGTGGCGGCAGGTACAGGAGAACCATGTTGAGGAGTACCTCCATCGCAGGGACCTGTACACCACCCTCCTAATGAGCATAGCTGCACCCGGAGGGATCGTCTCTGAGGCAGACATTCCAGGCTCCCACATTGTGCTtcctttaaataataataataataattcaattattttaaatgcatttcaggTGGTGAAGAAGCTGTTTGGGCAGGGACGTGGCTCGGCCGAGTGGTTTACCAGCATCGGCAACGAGTACTCCCAGATTGTTTCTTCTGTGCTGACTTGTGAGGAGTCCGCACAGAAGCTGCTACCCATGTGCCGTGGAGTCAAGGACAGGTTCCGGCTGGCCAATCAACCGGTCCCCAAGATCCTGTACATTGACCGTGGGTGTTGTCATGCTAAGGGCCCTACCGCCGTGGAGACAATGTTCCAGGAGCGGTTCGACGGTGGTATGGTTGTGCGTCTGGACATCTTTCACTGGATCCACCGGTTTGACGCAGCCATCCGAACAGACGCGCACAGCAAGTACGCCGTGTTCAAGTCCGCTCTGGCCGGGGCAGTGTTGGCCTACAACCGCACCGATCTGGAGCTGCTGATCGAGGCCGTCAGAGCCAAGGACCAGGATGTCGGCCACCTGGCCATCGAGGAGCTGAAGGGCCCGGCTGGGCAGGACCAGAGTGGAGTGACCCTCTTTAAAACACCTG CAGCCATTGATGAGATGTGGGTAGGGCAGCAGAGACGCCTGGAGTGCATCCAGGATCCACCAGGCATGATTATGTATAGGGTGGCCCGCACCACAACTATCAACGGTGTGGACCTGCCCTACTACAAAAGTCTGCGTGGAAGCAACAGCCTGGAGGGATTCCACAAGTCTCTGCCTCACATGATCCCAG GTCCCCGTTGTGCGGCACGGCCGTATCAGGTTTACCTGATCAGTGGCATCGCACGATGGAACTGCGACAGGAGCTCCGATGCCGTGTTTGGTGGCAAGGGACGGCATCACAGGACCTACTCGGCGCCTCTCATCCACCGCCTCAACGCCCGCTGTCAGCAGCTGTTCGGAGAGACTGTGGAGGTGGATTCCCACGAGCTGCTGGGGTTGGAGGACCTCTTCAGCCAGAGCACTGGTGAATCTGGGCCCTTTTCACTGGAGGACATCATCCACGATGGCCCCGGTCCAGATGAGGAGGTGGTTCAGCCCGGGCAGCCCACTCCAGATCCCGAGGCAGACGAGGCGTACCAGAGCGACGGGGAGTCACATTGTGAGGGAGACCATGTGCTGGATGCCATCCTGCCCCACATCACACTCGTCACAGACGAAACCTCCAGTGTCAACCCGCTGCTGTT GAGGATGCCTGCAGTCAAAACCCTCTTCCCGGCTACCCACAGTTGGAGAGGTTCTGCTCACTGCTGGTGGACATTGGGCTCGTCGAGGACAAGCTGTCCCTTGTCACCGAGCAGAGGAACGCGATCCTGGCTGCCTGGACCAAAGTGGAGGACCACGACAAACGGCAGCAGCAGTTCAACGAGTTGTACAGGACGCATTGGGGCAACACCCTGTACTGCCGCACTAAGCGCCACAACCTGGTTGATGCTGCTGTCATACAGCGTGTGA